The following is a genomic window from Nicotiana tabacum cultivar K326 chromosome 3, ASM71507v2, whole genome shotgun sequence.
GGTAATTCAATATATAACCGTTAGAAACGTTACAGAAGACCACAATATTCCTCCAGCCTTTATCAGTCTTTGTTAccctttattattttttaatcacTTTTTAATTACCTTTTATTATAGCAATAATATTGTTAATTAAGAGGATATACTTTGTAATCATGTATCCCTACCTCTAGTATAAATATAGGCTTTGATATCAAGAAATCCTAATAGGAAAAGACTAGCATTCTTTCTTTCGTTCTTTTAAGCTTTATATAAGTATTCTCGAGATtttctaattattttttattctggTGGGAATATTTTGAAACTCAGGcttgttttttttaattactcttattttacttgttgttgctctttactattttatttttcacatcaatttaattcacgtgtctataaaccacgttacaaaattcaattatactattttacgggtaaacattaGTACTTTTAAACTTTAACAACATATGCTAGGAGTTAATTTCTTCCTTTTTTGATATGTAAATCCCTATATTGGGTTATTCGGATGCGTGTATTATATAAGATGATATTAGTTCATCCAAATTTAAGTAAAAGGAAAATTCTGCTCCATTATAGGATAACAATATTCTTGGTTTGACGTGTAGTGTAGATATTGAtgcatccaaggggaggtgccttggtACATGATATTTGTTAATGATATAGTGTTGATTGACGAGACGGTAGCGGAGTTAAcgcgaggttggaggtttggagacagaccttggagtctaaagatttcaaactgAGCAGAACCAagatagaatacttggagtgcaagttcagtaaCGGGACCCATGATGCAGACATAAAGGTTACACTTGATGCTCAAGTTATCCCCAAGAGAGCGAGTTTTAAGTATCTCAGGTCGATTATCTAGGGTAACGAGGAGATTGACGAAGATGTCGCGCATCGCATTGGagcaggatggatgaagtggaggctcgcttctggtgttttgtgtgataGGAATGTGCCGCTAAGAGTTAAGGGTAAGTTTTATCGAGTGATGGTTCGACCGGCTATGCTGTATGGGGCTGGGTATTGGCCAATCAAGAACTCTCACGTGCAGAAGATGAGAGTAGCAGAGATAAGGATGTTGAGATGATGTGTGGGTGTACCAGGAGAGATATGATTAAGAATGAAGCTACCCGGGACAGAGTGGGAGTAGCCTCCATgaaggacaagatgcgggagtcgaggctgagatggttcaaACATGTTAAGAGAAGAAACATTGATGCAcctgttaggaggtgtgagaggttggccatgaagagtttgagaagaggtcgaggtaggcctaagaagtattggagagaggtgattaggcaggacatgacacTGCTTCAactcactgaggacatgacccttgataggagggtgtggaggtcgaggattaaggtagaaggttagtaggtagtttatAGTTGTTCACCCATAGTCTAAGTAGCATGCAtgtcccttcatattcttagatATTTATTACGGTATGTGATTTTGTTCGCCTCATGTATTGTATTCCCTGTTGTTATTATTTGATATCATTTATCCTTtatctttccctttttcttttatcttccatctttcttctttccttgctttacttctcttcttcttgcccttcctgagccgagggtctattggaaataacaTCTCTACCTgtattaggtaggggtaaggtctgcgtacagactaccctccccagactccacctGCTTGAATCAaactggatttgttgttgttgttgttgtagagaTTGATACTGAAAGTCAAATCTGATTATCTCCTTTTAATTTGTTTCGGTGTAGTTTGGATTGGGTTTAAATGAATTTAACCCATATTACCGAATGGAAAAAGGTTAAACATATCTTTGTACTTTCAAAAATAGTTTAAAATTATTGGTTATACTATTTGGCTATTCGGAACCCTGCCGTTAAAGGACTGTCACATGGCTTCATCAAATTCAAATAACCCGCCTTTTTTCTATTACCAGGTTCGGTTAATTTAAACCCGAAACTTGATCCAAACACCCCAACATAAAACACGTCTAAATATAAAAAGAGAGCCAATACCCTTTCATTTTGAATTAAAGTAAAAATTCAGCTTTTtcacttttaaatttttaaatcatGTCTTCTAAAAGAAATCTTTTTTTATAGTCATCTTCCTCGATACAACTTTCATAACCCCCTATCTGGAAAATAGATCCTCTTTTTCCTTTCTCTGCTACCTCcttcctttcttttttgttttcataGGTTCATACACAaaaatcttttctcttttttgggTTTATTGCTGATCAAGTGGAcgaattttctttattttatttttttctgattttatctTTCATCCTTCTTCCATTTCAAATTCaagaattatttttttgttttgattaagcACAATTTAGTAAGCATTAATGTTAGTTAAAAAGAATACTTGTGAAGAAGTAATTACAAACACTATTAATATATGCTTTGCGGAAAATCAATTTTGCAAAACCTAATAAATAGAGTACTCAATTTCTTCTGTTAATGATAGTTAAATCATTCACTgctcccaaattaggaggatctatagtgtttTCACACTTCCCCTCCATAGTGACTCGAACCCAAGACCTAACGGTCGTAGGTGGAGGTGCTtttaccaactgagcaagcctcactTGTCGAAGCTATCTATTTGAAAACCTCCGctaacacttttttttttttttaaaacctcCACTAAAAGAAGATGAAGTAACGAATCCAAATATGATAAAGCAGTAATCAAGATGATTCGTGATGGCAAATGCTCAGGCTGAAAGTGAACACTTCACTTATCATAAATATACACAtaataatatatatttcatatacataacaattttattttttttgcgcTGCCGCCTGTAATTATTTTGAGCCGCCAGCCAAAAATGAAAGAAGCCCTAATTTATTTCCATGTCATTTTAGAATGTCTAAGGGGATATAAAATTAAAGTGATCTTAAATACATCTCCAACTCTACTCTCACCAGGTAGGCATTTTCTTGAGATATATAGCAGTGATTGAGTCAAATTTTGTTAGGAAAATAAGAAACCACCGAAACTTCTCATTGTATACGATCCAAATTAGGAGTTAAATTCTTTAATAGACCCCTCTAAAATTGGATCTTATTGTTCATTAATTCCtgattatttttctcttttctggTTGGAGATCTTGGCTTAGGTGTTGCTCTTCCGGCAAGTCAATTGGGTTTAGAGTTTTGATCTATCTGAACTTCATGCTGTCCATGCTACTCATAAAGGCTACCAATGATCGATCCAAGTATAGAGAGTTGATAAGATTACAAGGAACAAATATGAATTGTACAATTaactcagtaatttaatttatgcCCCTTGCGCATCTATCAACAAACCATTATCTAAGGTTACTTCCCAAATCAAGTCAAGTGCAATACAGATGATATAACTGTAACCCTTTTTGTAATATACATTAGGGAAAAAGAGTATAATACAAATATTACACAGTAAAGAGCGTGATACTCTTTGAGAACTGTGGGTATAaagttaaaggacaatcaaaatggCTTTTAGTACAGGAATATTACAAAAGGAAACTCTGCAGATCAATGAGCATTAACAAGGAATGGATGCTGGCAGACGCTGCACTCTATCGTTTCTGATCCAGAAGCTGGCACTTCAACCTGCAAACTCAaatccatataaaatttatccacAGGTACAGGATATTCTTGGGGTTTAACAGTATCGAAAAGGTTTTCAAGAACAGGCACAAACATAAGAAGAGAGGGAGAAAAGCATGGTCTATGGTACTGAACCTGCAAATGGACTGTGCAGGTTGGACATTCCACCTCTCTCATCCTCCTAGATCCTTGAGAACTAAGTCCTGAAAATGATAGATTCATCAGCTCCAAGGGAAAAAATTCTCCAACTTGCAGTAACCATAGAAAGGTTTGCATGCCAATTCCAGATGGCAATCATAAACGTATGTGTATTTTGAAGCGAATTAAATAAGAAACTGTTTCAACGATGGGTACTACCTGCTGAAATCTTGCGCTTCTTGTACATCTCCTCCTGTTTATGAATTTCAACAGTAGAAATTAGTATATGCTGACGAAGATGAAAAGTTAAAATTCAGGGAAACATTGTCCAAGAATAGAATGAAAATGAAACATTACAGCAAAGATACTTCATAATCATTGAAATAAATTGTGCCAACCTTAACGAGAAGCTTTATAAAGCACATCACAAATTTAAAGTAGCAAAgattattattttctgtttcttatATCTTCTCTCCAATTCACTTATCCAACAGTTCATCTCAAAATTCTTAAAAGTAATATAACTTCCATAATTGTGGACATAAGCTAAGCAGTATTAATTTTCAAGATACACTTCCAATAACCTATCTAAACAAAACAATTTTGAACAGTAATGATGAGTAATTTAAAGAATCTCAGAAGTCAGCAGTCACCTTGAGTTTTCTTGTAAGGTCCTCATGACTTCGTAACGGAGCAACTTTCGTCATTGCTTCCTTTGAATTGCTGAGTCTCTGAGTTACCTCTGCCTGCAAAATAGGGAAAGTTCAATCTTGTTACATCTTGTGAAAGTACTGCTTCAAGACTATTGTGATATAAAAGATCAACAAATTGAAAGGCACTGTCATGTTGAACAAAATAACAGATAAAAGAACGTAAAACATTGAAAGGCACTGTCATGAAAGACTGGAAAATCTCTCGAATACAGTAACCATCAGATATTAAGATCCAGAACTTCATTAGATTGTTGAAAGGTTTAACGCCCTCGTTAAGGAATTGTCTTATTCTTTAGTCAGATGATAGAAGATACAATAACGAAAAAGCAAATAATTAATAGTCCTAGGGTAACATGTGATCGTATGCAAGCAATGAAAGTTCCCAGGTGGTAGTATCTTTAATAAGCAACAGCAGCTTTCTGTTCAGAATAATCACAAACTAAGTTCTCTGACGTTTCTAAATAGATGGAACACTCGCAGTGCCTCTATCTTGCTCCATTTCTTTAATTCGCTGAACTATgtaattgaagcattagatctccAATTTTCTTTTTGATAAATATTGGAATCCATTCTTTTCTATATTTAGTCGAGATTTTTGCAGAATTTGTAGTGATCAAAACCTTTAGCAGCTTTTGAAGTGGAAACGCTCTTTGCAGCTGCCCATGGCATTAAACCACTTCATCTTTCTTTATCCCCCAAAACATAAGAAATGAGCTccattgaattccttgttttccttaTGTCCCCCTTTTCCCAAATCATTGTCACCTACACCTAGTCCACAAGGTTTCAGGGTTCTTCATTCAGTTTGCTCTCCTATCACATCACACTATCAGATCTAGTTCgtggctaatttgtacaactagTTGTACATGTTCCCCGACACTAAGCTTTGCACTTGTGTTGCTTTAGACCATCCCAGATTAACAATTAAAGTCACATTTAACATCTCATTAAATGAAAATAAAGTCACATTTAACATCTTAATAAAGAAAACCATAAACCTGTAATTAACCTTTATTTTAAATGGGCATACCATGCATCGGTCACAAACTCGAACTGGCAGAGCATCTTCATCAGCAGTGAGGGCAACTCTACCTTGCGTGCACTTGTCACAGAAAATATCCCCACAATTCCTGCAGTGGTGCTGACACAGATTTAAAGAAGACATATGAgatttaaaaagttaaaaacaGACAATACGAAAATGTGACATTTACACCACTGTTCAAAATAATGTGTACCTTTCTATTGAAAGCACTAAAATCTGTCCTACAGCCAGTGCACTTGCGAACTGCTTCATCAGGAACCTGTAGAGAATTATTAGGCAAAACAAAGCCAAGAATTTGTTAAGAGTTACTTGCAGTAGTTGATTCAACagaaaaaagatgaaaatcacGACCACTAAATTAATGCAACAGATGATCATAAATCTAACCCAGAAATCTTTCTCTTCATTGAGTGGCCTCATCAACTTCATCAAGTCAACAAAGCCTTTCTTCTTCTCAGCAGCTTGCTCAGATCCCTTGATTGAATCTGAAGGTTTATCATTCTCACCCATCTCCTTAATCTGAATTCCATAATAAAAGCATGTGTACATGGTTATGACTAGTCGAGTATCTAGAGGAGCATTGTACCTAGATATCTTGTTGAAAGCAAGGAAATGATGATAAAATCCAATTTCAGTTGTATAGTATAGTTTAAGTGAAAAGTATCCGGAGAAGAGCAGAAACACCAACTAAACTTGATATGGAGGAAATAGGGAGAATAATTGATCCATTGAGCTCATAGTTCCTTACAGTGGCAGCCATACACAGTTAAATAATAACCGAATAAAATAATTAAGCATTCTTAGAAGGACCAACCAATGCAACTAGAGGTCTTCAGTCTACTGTTGTGTGAATACATGATAAAACCTAATATAACTAACCAAACCCGCTAAAAATCATAACCTCCATATTAATCCATTCGACGTGCAGGACCAACCCAATATAACATGAAAAGTACAATTTCTACACccttaaaaaaacaaaaacaaaaacaaaaaaaaaaacaaaaaattagtgATGGCTCTTTCCAATGCCACTGATCTGAACTAAGACTTCCTGTAGcagaaatgaattaagacttCCTGTAGCAGAAATGACTGATAACCCCTAATACTATACATCTTCCATGATGGGAAAAAGAAACTAAAGGAAGTTTGTAAATTCCTCACTTATTGGATAGACACGTGTTATCTTTCTCCAGAGTCATAGAGTGGGAAAAAATCACCAATATGCCTATGAATTTCGGTTTTAGTTTAGCATGAACTACACGCCCtgagaaaaatatataaattctAACACCAGTAAGTAAACAGGTCAGATATCCCTTACTCAGATTATTTTTACGTCAAACGAAAAAAGGATGTTACGCCAGATAAAGAAAACCCcatcggggtagaggtaaggtctgcgtacatactaccctccccagaccccactagtgggattatactgggtcgctgttgtttgttgttgtaagCCAGATAAAGAAGACTACAACTTGTGTAACTCGACACATTCCACAGCTCTAGGGCTTAAAATTATATGCAGCTATCTCAACAAAGACATTTATCGATACGAACAAATCAATTTTGAAGAGTGAAGAGATCTCTTAACCTGAATACTTGCTGCTGTAACAGTGTCAAGGATATTGTTCACTGTATAGCTATTTGATTTCAGCCTGATACGTCTAGGTTCCACGTCAACAGAGCTTTTGGCCCAAAATGCAAATATACATGAATCCAATACCTGACAGAGAAAGGATAATAAATGAACTTATTCCACAAGCATCTTGTATGCAAATGAAATAACATATACCGGAACTAATACAATCAAAATGACAAACTTACCTCCCATTTTGTCACattctcaaataaatatattcTCAGAGTTCGGCTCATAGTAGGATCAAGTATGTGAATCCCATCTAGACCAATCTGAATGTGAATTTCAATGCGAAACTTAGAAAATGTAATTAACGAAATGGTTAATAAATAAACTAACAGTGATAAGCAGGCCAAGCATAGCCAGTCCCAAAAAATAGGGAGTAAGCTAATAGTCAGCCAGAGGGGGATCTACAATATTATCTATGGGTTCAtggaacccagtagcttttgccAAGCACAATGTATGTATTAAGAAATCcactaaatatctataaataattGACTATGAAGTcatttattattatattaatttgAGGTCGTTGTAGAAACCTATAAGCATTAAATTCTGGACTCAACCTCTGTAGTCAGCATAAAAATAGTTAAATTATAATGAGTTCCTAAATACTAGATACAGAGGATCCATATAGCCGACTCTGATTAAAGCATGCCAAATTAATACTTCAAAATGCAATTATTTCCCCTTTTGAAGCTCATGAAATATCTGCAAAGACCAATAATGCTACATTCTAACCTGACAAAGCACATCCATGTCGCTCTGACCTACGCCTTCTGATAAAAGCTTGACGCGAAACTTCAACACACCAGCTGCAACATCCTGTTGCTCCTCCATCTTCGGAGTTGCTTTCACAACTTGACGACTACTCGCGTGTCCTTGATTCTCCCTCCCATTTTGAATATTGATAGGCCTACCATAATCATCAAACATCACCCCCATATTCGACTCGGATCGACTTTCCCTGTAAGATTCCTCGTTCCTACCATTATATTTATAAACACCAGAATCATAAAAACCTTGTTCTCCGTATGAGCCATTATTTTCGATTGAATGAGGAGCAGACGAATATGATGAACTGTAATTAGGTGTACTATAATCGTAACTGAGAGACGCTTGATTTTGATCATAAGGGTAATAATTGTAAGATTGGTGTTGAGTTGACGATTGGGTGATAGGGTTTGCAGTTGGGCGATGATCGGCGGAGCCGTGAGAATAGGCAGAGGAGTAGTCGGACGGCACCGGAGGAGCTGAAGCGTACTGGACGGGAACGGCGGCAGGATTGTACGGATGATCGGACGGAGTAGAGCTAGGAATAAGAGGTTGGTAATATTGGAAATAGGAAGAGTTAACGTCGTTGTTATGCATGTTTGGAGAATTACTGATCGGAGAAGAGAAGGATTTTGATGGAGATTAATTTAGGGTTTAAAGAAATGGGGAAAAGAGAGGAGGAAATATGAGGAGATGGTGAATTGGGGGGGAGAAGAAATGTGGAGTGAAAGGGAAGTTAAAAGTTAGTTGACATGGCGACAGAGAAAGGAAAGAGGTGGGAAGGAAGAGGGTTTGGAAATAGCTGTactataataaaaacacatttaTCACTTTTATTTAGGCTCTTTATTAATTACATGCTCTTTATTAATTACTTTGCATATTCATATTTATAAGTTATAtacaaaatcattaaaaaaaaaaattcaagattcCTCACTCACTCCCCATTTTCAATAACCTCCGTACATTTAAgattctgtttctttttcctctctttcttaATAATCACCTAAaatctctcttttatttttatactctcccccttcaaaatttctaattctttcccttttccaaacattttcaaactcaatttctctctTTCTTACTAATCACCCAAAATCTTTATTTCTTATTGATACAATGCATACAAAATTCGGAATATTGCTCTAGAATCAAATTGTGGGTAAGTTTTGAAtcttgttttctttatttctaaattttttattgtatgtgacttgtatatgatacatcaatatCCAAAACAATACTcgatacaatactaatacaattatattaaatttttagtgtagagttgtgattgaaacttgaagaaggtGGAAATCATAATTGTATCACAATTTTTCAGAAATATATCGtgattgtattataattgtatatgtatCATAATTGTTGCAGAAATTATATTAGaaatgtatgataattgtatatttattatatattGTTACGAGCAGTTGTGAGTTCGTGCCAAATTTCACAATTTGTATCACAAgtatgataattatatattaatttattagtatCGTACCATATATTATTTTGGGTATTAATGTACCAGATACAAGTTAGATACAATTGTGATACAAGTATGATACAATTATATTTTAGGCATTGATGTATCTGATACAATTCAAAGacaattatattttttaataatataaagttgTCGGTAATGGTGGGAAGAAAGAAGATGGAGATTCTGGCCGTAGATTAAAggattttgatgtaaaaaaaaaaaggagagagatgAAGAGGGGAAAAAAGGAAAGGATGTAATTGAATCCATTAATTGTAGGTACTAATATTGGGGAGTCTTTCAAGGAGCATTGTATACAATTTGTAAGAAAAACCTAGATATATACTTATTAAAAACTGTAGAACATAGAGAACATaggtaaataattttttaatatagtatagctaggtaaaaattcctttattTGGCCGGTCCACCAAAAATTATTGCATTCTCTAgtcaaatatataaattaattttgccaaatatgtataaaataaatGTATTATACgtcaatatacaaaaaatatatatttcactaGCTATTAGTATTTTTAGAAGCCGCAATACAATATAGTTTTCCCAAAATTATGTTTGGTGCATTCAATGTGGACTTGCTCTCCTACCAATATCGGCTGATTTTCTCATATTAGCCCCTTTTGAGGCCATTGTTTAGATCGTGTTCCTGTTTTAACAATTTTGCAAATAATCGGAAGAATGGGAAGTACCGCCTTGGAGGTGGACAAGTATGTGAATTCAATCTTCCAGGCAACTTTAGACCGGTCATGTGTTAATTTGCTCATAAAAGGTTTCTTCTGCAGATTTATACCATCGTATAAAGTTACAAATTAAACTTGTGTAGATTCAACCTTACGCATAAAATATCCTATAGGTAGTTCAATTTCTTATACTACAACTTTAAACAATTGTGGAAAGTTCGTGGTGCGAATTCAACCTTACTGACGTGGTTTGAAGTTTGCTCATAAATCATCTATTTGGATGGTTTTAGCTTTCTACTTTATTTATCATGTGATATGCCCTTCTTTTTACTCTTAACTTGTATTCTTGCTAGAATGCAAGCTGATGCTGCATACAAAGGTATGACTAATGTGTTCTAGGGGTGgacatcggtcggttcggtttgGTTTTGAACATTATCGGTTTTGCCTATCGGTTATCGATTTACAAATATCATAacccgataaccaaaccgataagatattggttatcggttatcggttaatcAGTTATATATCGTTATCGGTTCGATTATCgatttacccgataagataaaacaactaaaaaaatttgcaatatataaaacaaagaaatcaaaCTGCCAGAACGTGTAAACTGCCAACTTTTGTTGTTTCTTAACAAAAGCACGCTACCACTTCTGTGCAGTATCTACTGATGTCTGGCGGAGAACTGGTGGTGAGTCTTGCGTCTTGACTCTTGGGGGCTGCGACGGAAACAAGAATGAGAACTGAGAGACAAACGACTGAAGACTGAAGAGTGAAGAGAgaattaggaaaataaataaccctagtatatacttaagggtaaattagtaaattacatcattcttattgggttatcggtttttaCCCAATAACAAAAATGCAAACCGAGCCCGAatcgataacccaataaaaaaaaattaacccgttaccgaaccgttaacccaataacccaatactaataacccaataaaaaattaacggttcgggttatcggttttaccggatatatgcccacccctaatgtGTTCAGCATGAACAtgaaggaggaggaagaagagcgCTTGTAATATATGGCAAAAGCTGATACTTCACCTAGTAGGTTAATTTCAAATTTCGTCTTTATATATGGACTCTTTTAACATAACAAATATATGTGCCTCCAACTCCAACTTTtccatctttttcttcttatcttttttaTCATGAAACATCACTCAGTCTACTAGACGTGGAGACAGCATGTTAAATCAGCCATACCCACcttcttaaaaaaaatatcatCAGAATCACATTTTCTGATCGTAAAGATACATTATTGGAGTGTGACACATTGAACTCTATTAACAACAATCCATTTTTGTTACTTCGTGCTcgtggtggcaaaatggttcaaagaaaacagttaactacccatattatccactcAAAAATAGGTTAAATAATAAACTTTTagaaaacgggtcaaatatggaccagaaccatattatccatttaaaaaatggataatcaatgggtctaacttttacatttgtaaaacctcaaattaggttcctcaagttagggagactaagaattcctccaaaagtgatcatatgcaagaagtcatggataatatgattacccatattatccgccggttaacccgttttttatccgtattaaatatggctCGGGccggataatttatccattttttcatgggatttttacctatctataccatatatcaaactttattaccaaaaatgttcaTAATTTGTTATTTACCCGTGTAGTCCACACTTTTACTACAAATTATATACCAATCCAAAAATAGGTAGATTTTGCCATAAAAAATGCGCTAAAATGAAGGCACCAGATCTGCGTGTGATTCTGTCAACATCAAATTAGAATTGTTGCGTAATTCTCTCTTTCCTCAACAGAAAGAGATCTCTCTTCT
Proteins encoded in this region:
- the LOC107790430 gene encoding protein FREE1-like, with the protein product MHNNDVNSSYFQYYQPLIPSSTPSDHPYNPAAVPVQYASAPPVPSDYSSAYSHGSADHRPTANPITQSSTQHQSYNYYPYDQNQASLSYDYSTPNYSSSYSSAPHSIENNGSYGEQGFYDSGVYKYNGRNEESYRESRSESNMGVMFDDYGRPINIQNGRENQGHASSRQVVKATPKMEEQQDVAAGVLKFRVKLLSEGVGQSDMDVLCQIGLDGIHILDPTMSRTLRIYLFENVTKWEVLDSCIFAFWAKSSVDVEPRRIRLKSNSYTVNNILDTVTAASIQIKEMGENDKPSDSIKGSEQAAEKKKGFVDLMKLMRPLNEEKDFWVPDEAVRKCTGCRTDFSAFNRKHHCRNCGDIFCDKCTQGRVALTADEDALPVRVCDRCMAEVTQRLSNSKEAMTKVAPLRSHEDLTRKLKEEMYKKRKISAGLSSQGSRRMREVECPTCTVHLQVEVPASGSETIECSVCQHPFLVNAH